The Xanthomonas fragariae genome has a segment encoding these proteins:
- the purM gene encoding phosphoribosylformylglycinamidine cyclo-ligase: MTYRDAGVDIDAGNALVERIKPLVKRSFRPEVMGGLGGFGALFDLSGKYQEPVLVSGTDGVGTKLKLAQQLGRHDTIGIDLVGMCVNDVLVQGAEPLFFLDYFATGKLDVDTATAVVGGIARGCELSGCALIGGETAEMPDMYPPGEYDLAGFTVGAVEKSQLLDGAQVRDGDVLIGIASSGPHSNGYSLIRKIYARAGAPAELVLEDGVKLIDALMAPTALYVKPILALLKSHGETIHAMAHITGGGLTENIIRVIPDGLGLDIDAKAWTLPLVFAWLQREGAVADAEMWRTFNCGIGFVLIAASEQAAALEQALDAQSLAHWRIGQVIPAQGDERVRIG; encoded by the coding sequence ATGACCTACCGTGACGCGGGTGTCGACATCGATGCCGGCAACGCGTTGGTCGAACGTATCAAGCCGCTGGTCAAGCGCAGCTTCCGGCCTGAGGTGATGGGTGGCCTGGGCGGCTTTGGCGCGTTGTTCGATCTGTCGGGCAAGTACCAGGAGCCGGTGCTGGTGTCTGGCACCGACGGCGTGGGCACCAAGCTCAAGCTCGCCCAGCAATTGGGCCGGCACGACACCATCGGTATCGATCTGGTGGGCATGTGCGTCAACGATGTGCTGGTGCAGGGCGCCGAGCCGCTGTTTTTTCTGGACTACTTCGCCACCGGCAAACTGGACGTGGACACCGCTACGGCCGTGGTCGGTGGCATCGCGCGCGGCTGCGAGCTCTCCGGTTGCGCTCTGATCGGTGGCGAAACCGCCGAAATGCCCGACATGTATCCGCCCGGCGAGTACGACTTGGCCGGCTTTACCGTCGGGGCGGTCGAAAAATCGCAGCTGCTGGATGGCGCGCAGGTGCGCGATGGCGACGTGCTGATCGGCATTGCGTCGTCCGGCCCCCATTCCAATGGCTATTCGCTGATCCGCAAGATCTACGCGCGTGCCGGCGCCCCGGCCGAATTGGTGCTGGAGGACGGCGTCAAGCTGATCGACGCGCTCATGGCGCCGACCGCGCTGTACGTCAAGCCGATCCTGGCACTGCTCAAATCGCATGGCGAGACGATTCACGCCATGGCGCATATCACCGGCGGCGGGCTGACCGAAAACATCATCCGCGTGATCCCCGACGGGCTGGGCCTGGACATCGACGCAAAAGCCTGGACACTGCCGCTGGTGTTCGCTTGGCTGCAACGCGAAGGCGCGGTGGCCGATGCCGAAATGTGGCGCACCTTCAACTGCGGCATCGGCTTCGTGCTGATCGCCGCGTCCGAGCAGGCAGCCGCGCTGGAACAGGCGCTGGATGCGCAGTCGCTGGCGCATTGGCGCATCGGCCAAGTGATACCGGCGCAGGGCGATGAGCGCGTGCGCATCGGTTGA
- a CDS encoding AI-2E family transporter: MTLTPEAEIALFLRRLKWTTVMVGVLWVIWMLAPILTPFVLALLLAWLGDPLVDRIERAGRSRNIAVVLVFVLALLLFVLALMILVPMIERQIMTLIDALPQMRNWAISTAIPWLEAKTGVELIGWLDPERLINWIRSHWEQAGGAAKTFFGYVQRSGFAMVTWVINLALLPILAFYFLRDWDRLVECVAAVVPRGCIGTVSRLAQESNDVLGGFIRGQFLVMLALGAIYATGLSIIGLNLGLLIGIIAGFISFIPYLGATTGIVLALLAAVVQAQGLDLKLLIGVGVVFTVGQLLESYVLTPRIVGDKIGLHPVAVIFAVMAGGQLFGFLGMLLALPVAAVGNVLLRYAHEQYTQSDLYAGERAGIVMQSNNERSVIIEPGKDADRL; the protein is encoded by the coding sequence ATGACTTTGACTCCCGAAGCCGAAATCGCCTTGTTCCTGCGTCGTCTTAAATGGACGACGGTGATGGTGGGCGTACTTTGGGTGATATGGATGCTGGCGCCGATCCTGACGCCCTTCGTGCTTGCCCTGCTGCTGGCTTGGCTGGGCGACCCGCTGGTAGACCGCATCGAGCGTGCCGGGCGCTCGCGTAACATCGCCGTGGTGTTGGTATTCGTGCTGGCGCTGCTACTGTTCGTGCTGGCACTGATGATTCTGGTGCCGATGATCGAGCGCCAGATCATGACCTTGATCGACGCGCTGCCGCAGATGCGCAACTGGGCGATCAGTACCGCCATTCCATGGCTGGAAGCAAAGACCGGCGTCGAGCTGATTGGCTGGCTGGACCCGGAGCGGCTGATCAACTGGATCCGCAGCCACTGGGAACAGGCCGGCGGCGCCGCCAAGACCTTTTTCGGTTATGTGCAGCGTTCGGGCTTTGCGATGGTGACCTGGGTGATCAACCTGGCGCTGCTGCCGATCCTGGCGTTCTACTTCCTGCGCGACTGGGACCGCCTGGTCGAGTGTGTAGCTGCGGTTGTCCCGCGGGGCTGCATCGGCACCGTGAGCCGGCTGGCACAAGAGTCCAACGACGTGCTCGGCGGCTTCATCCGCGGCCAGTTCCTGGTGATGCTGGCCCTGGGTGCGATCTACGCGACCGGCCTGTCCATCATCGGCCTCAACCTGGGGCTGTTGATCGGCATCATTGCCGGCTTCATCAGCTTCATTCCTTATCTGGGGGCGACCACCGGCATCGTGCTCGCGCTGCTGGCTGCGGTCGTGCAGGCGCAAGGGTTGGATCTGAAGCTGCTGATCGGTGTGGGCGTGGTGTTTACGGTGGGGCAGTTGCTGGAAAGCTATGTGCTCACCCCACGCATCGTCGGCGACAAGATCGGCCTGCATCCGGTGGCAGTGATCTTTGCAGTGATGGCTGGTGGCCAGTTGTTCGGCTTCCTCGGCATGTTGCTGGCGTTGCCGGTGGCGGCGGTGGGCAACGTGCTGCTGCGTTATGCGCATGAGCAGTACACCCAAAGCGATCTTTATGCAGGCGAACGTGCCGGTATCGTGATGCAGTCCAATAACGAGCGCAGCGTGATCATCGAGCCCGGCAAGGACGCGGATCGGTTGTGA
- a CDS encoding EF-hand domain-containing protein produces the protein MILRGRFTTRRKILLGVIVLILAWLAYAWSVGMAITHGVEFKDMDWNGDGTASRDEIAQSFYAVAVKRTVEGKRHCDLFYWRSSGEQIRVDCRTVFTTGDDKATHRP, from the coding sequence ATGATCCTGCGTGGCCGTTTCACCACCCGCCGCAAGATCCTGCTCGGCGTGATCGTGCTGATTCTGGCGTGGCTGGCTTATGCATGGTCGGTCGGCATGGCCATCACCCACGGCGTCGAGTTCAAGGACATGGACTGGAACGGCGACGGCACCGCCAGCCGCGACGAGATCGCGCAATCGTTCTACGCGGTGGCGGTCAAGAGGACGGTCGAAGGCAAGCGCCATTGCGATCTGTTCTATTGGCGCAGCAGTGGCGAGCAGATCCGCGTGGATTGCCGCACGGTGTTCACAACCGGCGACGATAAGGCCACTCACAGGCCTTGA
- a CDS encoding DUF3108 domain-containing protein, which translates to MKVLPIAATLLITALLCQAGTGRAQETAPAPVPTATPATPALHPSTWTPPPLEPFVATYQAFYRGNEAGDATMQVSHGEGSQWRIDMSVRGRKGFASILGLNLEQSTVLRVDGHTYVPLSQSTVRKAVFFGKKVTGIYNWQAGTAQWEGDLKKERQQSIPLQRGDQSALSLNLSLMRDAKPGRSLSYRYVDVGRVRQYDYRAADATEVVQVGDLSYDALRVHRVNSGDNETILWIANGVPTPVRILQRDKGEDQVDLRLVEYQGA; encoded by the coding sequence ATGAAAGTCCTCCCCATCGCCGCAACGTTGTTGATCACTGCCCTGCTCTGCCAGGCAGGCACCGGCCGTGCCCAAGAGACAGCACCGGCGCCTGTACCAACGGCAACGCCAGCGACGCCGGCCCTTCACCCCAGCACCTGGACGCCACCGCCGCTTGAGCCATTCGTGGCGACCTATCAGGCGTTCTACCGGGGCAATGAGGCCGGCGATGCCACCATGCAGGTGAGCCACGGCGAAGGCAGCCAGTGGCGCATCGACATGTCGGTGCGTGGGCGCAAAGGGTTCGCCAGCATTCTCGGACTGAATCTGGAACAGAGCACGGTATTGCGTGTCGACGGCCACACATATGTGCCGCTGAGCCAAAGCACGGTGCGCAAGGCGGTATTCTTCGGCAAGAAGGTCACCGGCATATACAACTGGCAAGCTGGCACCGCGCAGTGGGAGGGCGACTTGAAGAAAGAGCGCCAACAGTCGATTCCACTGCAGCGCGGCGACCAGAGCGCGCTGTCGCTGAATCTGTCGCTGATGCGCGACGCCAAGCCCGGACGCAGCCTGAGCTATCGCTACGTCGATGTCGGTCGGGTGCGCCAATACGATTACCGCGCCGCCGATGCTACCGAAGTGGTGCAGGTCGGCGACCTGAGTTACGACGCGTTGCGCGTGCATCGCGTCAACAGCGGCGACAACGAAACCATCCTGTGGATCGCCAACGGAGTTCCCACTCCAGTGCGTATCCTGCAACGTGACAAAGGTGAGGATCAGGTCGATCTGCGCCTGGTCGAATACCAAGGAGCCTGA
- a CDS encoding DUF3108 domain-containing protein: protein MKTISYTYWLIAAAALTMASLPAFAMQPFQADYSANYMGMQADGTMTLAAAGSNQWRYTLNIQNQLANLTQSTVFEESNGRLRPISSNDTSSMMVKRRNVTANYDWKTSQATWNGDIKPDRRGPVKLQPGDMDALLINLAITRDLVAGKPLNYRMVDEGRIKPMSYKVIGKETITVNGRQEQATKVSRVDGDKELIAWVVKDLPVPARLLQKEKGQDALDLTIKTLR, encoded by the coding sequence ATGAAGACCATTTCCTACACGTATTGGCTGATTGCTGCGGCCGCATTGACCATGGCCAGCCTACCCGCCTTCGCCATGCAGCCGTTCCAGGCCGATTATTCGGCCAACTACATGGGCATGCAGGCTGACGGCACCATGACCCTGGCCGCAGCCGGCTCCAATCAGTGGCGCTACACGCTCAACATCCAGAACCAGCTGGCCAACCTGACCCAGAGCACCGTGTTCGAAGAGAGCAACGGTCGGCTGCGCCCGATCAGCAGCAACGACACCTCGTCGATGATGGTCAAGCGCCGCAACGTTACTGCCAACTATGACTGGAAGACCAGCCAAGCCACCTGGAACGGCGACATCAAGCCGGACCGCCGTGGCCCGGTCAAGCTGCAGCCCGGCGACATGGACGCGCTACTGATCAACCTGGCGATCACCCGCGATCTGGTCGCCGGCAAGCCCTTGAACTACCGCATGGTGGACGAAGGCCGCATCAAGCCGATGAGCTACAAGGTGATCGGCAAGGAAACCATCACCGTCAACGGCAGGCAGGAACAGGCGACCAAGGTGTCGCGCGTGGACGGCGACAAGGAATTGATCGCGTGGGTGGTCAAGGACCTGCCGGTGCCGGCGCGTTTACTACAGAAGGAAAAAGGCCAGGACGCGCTGGATCTGACCATCAAAACGCTGCGCTGA
- the purN gene encoding phosphoribosylglycinamide formyltransferase produces the protein MRSADSHLRLAVLASGRGSNLQAIVDATASGRLQAEVVGVFSDRPRAPALQKVDQARRWSASPRDFADRAAFDAALGDAIAAVQPDWVICAGYMRILGEPLVRRFAGRILNIHPSLLPKYRGLHTHARALEAGDVEHGASVHLVVPELDAGTVIAQARVPVLPEDSAGQLAARVLAREHPLLLATLDLLASGRVVVQGDRVHIDGQCLFTPLRLESADTALV, from the coding sequence ATGCGCTCCGCTGACTCCCACCTGCGCCTGGCCGTTCTGGCCTCGGGCCGCGGCAGCAATCTGCAGGCCATTGTCGATGCGACCGCCAGCGGTCGGCTGCAGGCCGAGGTGGTCGGGGTGTTTTCCGATCGCCCGCGGGCGCCGGCCTTGCAGAAAGTGGACCAAGCACGCCGCTGGAGCGCCAGCCCGCGCGATTTCGCCGATCGCGCTGCCTTCGATGCCGCGCTGGGCGATGCGATTGCCGCAGTGCAGCCGGATTGGGTGATCTGCGCCGGCTACATGCGCATCCTCGGCGAGCCGCTGGTGCGGCGCTTCGCCGGGCGCATACTCAATATCCACCCATCACTGCTTCCCAAATACCGCGGCCTGCACACGCACGCCCGCGCGCTGGAAGCCGGCGATGTCGAACATGGCGCCAGCGTGCATCTGGTAGTGCCGGAACTGGATGCGGGCACGGTGATCGCGCAGGCCCGCGTGCCGGTGCTGCCCGAGGACAGCGCCGGGCAGCTGGCCGCGCGCGTGCTGGCCCGCGAGCATCCGCTGCTGCTGGCCACGCTGGACTTGCTCGCCAGCGGTCGCGTCGTCGTCCAAGGCGACCGCGTCCACATCGACGGTCAGTGCCTGTTTACGCCACTGCGACTAGAGTCCGCTGACACCGCGCTCGTCTGA
- a CDS encoding GlsB/YeaQ/YmgE family stress response membrane protein: MTHLFGSDSWLYIILVGFAVGLLARFITPGTQRLGCLLTSVLGIAGAVVASWFGRYMGWYHAGEPAGFLGALLGAIAILALLRLFSGSKR; this comes from the coding sequence ATGACCCATCTCTTCGGTAGCGACAGCTGGTTGTATATCATTCTGGTCGGTTTCGCGGTCGGGCTGCTGGCCCGCTTCATCACCCCTGGCACGCAGCGCCTGGGCTGTCTGCTGACCAGTGTTCTCGGCATCGCCGGCGCGGTGGTCGCCAGTTGGTTCGGCCGCTACATGGGTTGGTACCACGCAGGCGAACCCGCCGGTTTCCTGGGTGCACTATTGGGTGCAATCGCCATCCTCGCGCTGCTGCGATTGTTCAGCGGCAGCAAGCGCTGA
- the hda gene encoding DnaA regulatory inactivator Hda: protein MTVPQLPLALRSPSDQRFDSYIDAPEGLLAQLQALATGQVSDWLYLSGPAGTGKTHLALALCAAAEQAGRTPAYLPLYAAVGRLRDALQALEGRSLVALDGVERIAGQRDDEVALFDFHNRARAADITLLYTACQMPDGLALVLPDLRSRLSQCIRISLPVLDDAARAAVLRDRAQRRGLALDEAAIVWLLTHSERELAALVTLLDRLDRESLAAKRRITVPFLRRVLEGRGS, encoded by the coding sequence GTGACCGTTCCGCAGTTGCCGCTGGCGTTGCGCTCGCCCTCCGATCAGCGTTTCGATAGTTACATTGATGCGCCTGAGGGCCTGCTCGCACAATTGCAGGCCTTGGCCACCGGGCAGGTGAGCGACTGGCTGTATCTGTCCGGCCCGGCCGGTACCGGCAAGACGCATCTGGCGTTGGCGTTGTGCGCAGCGGCCGAGCAGGCCGGACGCACGCCGGCGTATCTGCCGCTGTATGCTGCGGTAGGCCGATTGCGCGATGCACTCCAAGCGCTGGAAGGTCGCAGTCTGGTTGCACTGGATGGCGTGGAACGCATTGCCGGGCAGCGCGACGATGAAGTCGCCTTGTTCGACTTCCATAACCGCGCTCGCGCCGCCGACATTACTTTGTTGTACACCGCATGTCAGATGCCCGACGGGCTTGCCTTAGTGTTGCCGGACCTGCGCTCGCGGCTGTCGCAGTGCATCCGCATCAGCTTGCCGGTGCTGGACGATGCGGCGCGCGCCGCCGTATTGCGCGACCGCGCGCAGCGGCGTGGGTTGGCCTTGGACGAAGCGGCAATCGTCTGGCTGCTGACCCACAGCGAGCGCGAACTGGCCGCACTGGTGACCTTGTTGGATCGATTGGATCGCGAGTCGCTTGCCGCAAAACGCCGCATCACCGTGCCGTTCTTGCGGCGCGTGCTAGAGGGTCGTGGGTCTTAA
- a CDS encoding aminoglycoside phosphotransferase family protein: protein MTSLLPETARDALRLQWARDSLNNPQATLQRASVDAGFRSYWRTQGHGADRILMDAPPELENVLPWLRMHALLGEHGVRVPQVLAQNLETGFLLLEDLGVPTLAQVLTDANADELLDGAIGQLLLLQRIPPPADSSVFGKALLQRDASLFEEWFLGRHLGLQLECEDAEQLQLVQRRLMDNALAQPRVFTHRDFMPRNLMPVSDGPAVLDFQDCAIGPIAYDPISLFKDTSVSWPIARVDGWLKRYHARAAAAGLPVLPLAQFLRDADWMGVQRHLKNLGIFSRLSHRDGKHWYLDNVPRFIAYLDEVLPRYTELAPLTGLLDDLVKPALNACQAQAGV, encoded by the coding sequence ATGACGTCATTGCTTCCAGAGACCGCGCGCGACGCGCTTCGCCTGCAGTGGGCGCGGGACTCCCTCAATAATCCCCAGGCCACGCTGCAACGCGCTTCCGTCGACGCCGGGTTTCGCAGCTATTGGCGTACTCAAGGGCACGGCGCGGATCGCATCTTGATGGATGCCCCGCCGGAGCTGGAAAACGTCCTGCCGTGGTTGCGCATGCATGCATTGTTGGGCGAGCACGGCGTACGTGTGCCGCAGGTGCTTGCACAAAATCTTGAAACAGGATTTCTGCTACTGGAAGACCTCGGCGTGCCGACGTTAGCCCAGGTGCTGACCGACGCCAATGCCGACGAACTTCTGGATGGCGCGATCGGTCAATTGCTGCTGCTGCAGCGCATTCCACCACCTGCCGACAGCAGCGTGTTTGGCAAGGCGCTGCTGCAACGCGATGCGAGTCTGTTCGAAGAATGGTTTCTTGGTCGCCACCTTGGCCTGCAGCTGGAATGCGAGGATGCCGAGCAACTGCAGCTGGTGCAGCGCCGTTTGATGGACAACGCGTTGGCGCAGCCGCGCGTGTTCACCCATCGCGATTTCATGCCGCGCAATCTGATGCCAGTGAGCGACGGGCCAGCGGTGCTGGATTTTCAGGATTGCGCGATCGGCCCGATCGCCTACGACCCGATCAGCTTGTTCAAGGACACCTCGGTGAGCTGGCCGATCGCACGTGTGGATGGTTGGCTGAAGCGCTATCACGCACGTGCCGCAGCGGCCGGATTGCCGGTACTGCCGCTGGCACAATTCCTGCGCGATGCGGACTGGATGGGCGTGCAGCGGCATCTCAAAAATCTCGGCATCTTCTCGCGGCTAAGCCATCGCGATGGCAAGCATTGGTATCTTGATAACGTGCCGCGCTTTATCGCTTATCTGGATGAAGTGTTGCCGCGCTACACCGAGCTGGCGCCACTGACAGGTCTACTGGATGACCTGGTCAAACCTGCCTTGAACGCATGCCAGGCACAGGCGGGCGTATGA
- a CDS encoding ComEA family DNA-binding protein: MLARTITQVTRSVAMKSFTVVLKSLLLALLLSSNAYALDKVDINTASAEELDKVLINVGLSKAEAIVEHRQANGPFKSAEELALVKGIGLKTVERNRDLIEVGATMAPAKKAAKGAAVKPVGRR; encoded by the coding sequence ATGCTGGCTAGGACCATCACCCAAGTCACAAGGAGCGTTGCAATGAAGTCATTTACCGTAGTCCTGAAGTCCCTGCTACTGGCGTTGCTGTTGTCCTCGAATGCGTATGCACTCGACAAGGTCGATATCAACACCGCGTCTGCTGAGGAATTGGACAAGGTGCTGATAAATGTCGGGCTATCAAAAGCCGAGGCAATTGTCGAGCACCGTCAGGCAAACGGTCCCTTCAAAAGTGCCGAGGAACTGGCATTGGTCAAGGGCATCGGACTCAAAACGGTCGAACGGAATCGTGACCTGATCGAAGTAGGAGCCACGATGGCTCCCGCCAAGAAGGCTGCCAAGGGGGCGGCGGTGAAACCGGTGGGACGGCGTTAA
- the murU gene encoding N-acetylmuramate alpha-1-phosphate uridylyltransferase MurU — translation MKALIFAAGFGERMRPLTEHTPKPLLPVGGTPLIVWHLRKLAALGVDEVVINTSWLAEQFPQVLGDGSTFGLRLTYSYEGAAPLETGGGMLHALQLLGDAPFLLVNGDIWTDFDFAHLSSAPAGLAQLVLVDCPAYAARADFALDADGTVRADLPATHTYAGIGIYRPGLLRDWHSAIGPLPEQNITPPRFPLAPILRAQMAAGLIEGIHHAGRWTDVGTPKRLAELDMQLLGARR, via the coding sequence ATGAAGGCGCTGATCTTCGCAGCCGGGTTTGGCGAGCGCATGCGTCCGTTGACCGAACACACGCCCAAGCCCTTGTTGCCGGTCGGCGGCACGCCGCTGATCGTCTGGCATCTGCGCAAACTGGCGGCACTGGGCGTGGACGAGGTGGTGATCAACACCTCGTGGCTGGCGGAGCAGTTTCCGCAGGTGCTGGGAGACGGCAGTACGTTCGGCCTGCGCCTGACCTATTCCTACGAAGGCGCCGCGCCATTGGAAACCGGCGGCGGTATGTTGCATGCGTTGCAGCTGCTGGGCGATGCGCCGTTTCTGTTGGTCAATGGCGATATCTGGACAGACTTCGATTTCGCGCATCTGTCCAGCGCGCCGGCAGGTTTGGCGCAACTGGTGCTGGTCGATTGCCCTGCATACGCAGCGCGCGCAGACTTTGCGCTGGACGCCGATGGCACAGTCCGCGCCGATCTGCCTGCCACGCACACCTACGCTGGCATCGGTATCTATCGGCCCGGGTTGCTGCGCGATTGGCACTCGGCGATTGGCCCACTGCCAGAGCAGAACATCACACCGCCACGATTTCCGCTGGCACCGATCTTGCGCGCGCAGATGGCGGCGGGCTTGATCGAGGGCATCCACCATGCTGGCCGCTGGACTGATGTAGGCACACCGAAGCGACTGGCGGAGCTGGACATGCAGTTACTTGGCGCACGCCGCTGA
- a CDS encoding DUF2066 domain-containing protein has translation MEPSMRRSLAFFLALMVVAPMLPAFAQADLRTEGEVAKAQSAYEAEVPVNSQSESDRPGALARALGAVLGKVSGDRSVMSRPGVPQALRNAPDYVENSDYRQDQGTSRTGAPTFGTTLVVRFRQSDVDDLIAALGLPVWPLPRPKPVLWLAIDDGSGPRLVSVAQANAARSVLDRAIERGYRLGLPGGAAAEQALAGAIWRKDTAAVSRASAKYSPPMQLIGKLYRNATGWTADWVFVDNGNVLSSWTSSDGDARRAIAAGADGAADALVKRYAKRVDSGVPGVYRAVITGISSADDYLRVAAALQGVSVVRSIRPVSVNGDRMEVDLELLTGISGLNRMLGDNSPLISLSVPTEGPIILQNEHAEYRLR, from the coding sequence ATGGAACCGTCGATGCGCCGCAGTCTCGCTTTTTTTCTCGCCCTCATGGTCGTCGCCCCCATGTTGCCGGCCTTTGCGCAGGCCGATCTGCGTACCGAAGGCGAGGTCGCCAAGGCGCAAAGTGCCTATGAGGCCGAAGTGCCGGTCAACAGCCAGAGCGAGTCCGATCGCCCCGGCGCCCTGGCGCGCGCGCTGGGTGCGGTGCTGGGCAAGGTCTCCGGCGATCGCAGCGTGATGAGCCGCCCCGGCGTGCCGCAGGCGCTGCGCAATGCGCCCGACTACGTTGAAAACTCCGATTACCGCCAGGACCAGGGTACCTCGCGCACCGGAGCGCCGACCTTCGGCACCACGCTGGTGGTGCGCTTCCGTCAGTCGGATGTGGACGACCTGATCGCCGCATTGGGCTTGCCGGTGTGGCCGCTGCCGCGGCCCAAGCCGGTGCTGTGGCTGGCCATCGACGACGGCAGCGGCCCGCGCCTGGTGAGTGTGGCGCAGGCCAATGCCGCACGCAGTGTGCTGGACCGCGCCATCGAGCGCGGCTACCGGCTCGGCCTGCCGGGCGGTGCGGCTGCGGAGCAGGCGTTGGCCGGCGCGATCTGGCGCAAGGACACCGCTGCGGTATCGCGCGCATCGGCCAAATACAGCCCGCCGATGCAACTGATCGGCAAGCTCTACCGTAATGCGACCGGCTGGACTGCCGATTGGGTGTTCGTCGACAACGGCAATGTGCTGTCCAGCTGGACCAGCAGCGACGGCGATGCACGCCGCGCGATCGCCGCCGGTGCCGACGGTGCAGCCGATGCGCTGGTCAAGCGCTATGCCAAACGAGTGGATTCGGGCGTGCCCGGTGTCTATCGCGCCGTGATCACCGGCATCAGCAGCGCCGACGACTATCTGCGTGTCGCGGCTGCGCTGCAGGGCGTTTCGGTGGTGCGCAGTATTCGCCCGGTGAGCGTCAATGGCGACCGCATGGAAGTGGACCTGGAGTTGCTCACGGGCATTTCCGGTCTCAACCGTATGCTTGGCGACAACAGTCCGTTGATTTCGCTTTCGGTACCGACCGAAGGTCCGATCATTCTTCAAAACGAGCACGCAGAGTACCGCTTGAGATGA
- the murA gene encoding UDP-N-acetylglucosamine 1-carboxyvinyltransferase: protein MAKIVVTGGQALHGEVNISGAKNAVLPILCATLLADAPVEISNVPHLHDVITSVKLLSELGAEVTIDEGTLAKGRSILVDPRSVTHQVAPYELVKTMRASILVLGPLLARYGSAEVSLPGGCAIGSRPVDQHIKGLQALGADINVENGYIKATSNGRLKGARYVFDMVSVTGTENVLMAAVLAEGTTVLENAAMEPEVTDLADCLIALGAQIEGAGTPRIVVQGVQHLGGGHHAVLPDRIETGTFLVAAAMTGGSVTVRRARPETLDAVLDKLTEAGASITTTADSITLDMHGKRPRAVSLTTAPYPAFPTDMQAQFMALNCVADGVGVINETIFENRFMHVNELLRLGADIQVEGHTAIVRGAERLSGAPVMATDLRASASLILAGLVADGDTTIDRIYHLDRGYENIEEKLGALGATIQRTA, encoded by the coding sequence ATGGCAAAAATCGTAGTGACCGGCGGCCAAGCGCTGCATGGCGAAGTCAATATTTCCGGCGCCAAAAACGCAGTGCTGCCGATCCTGTGCGCGACCCTTCTGGCTGATGCGCCGGTGGAAATCAGCAACGTGCCGCACCTGCACGACGTGATCACCAGCGTAAAGCTGCTCAGCGAGCTAGGCGCCGAAGTCACCATCGACGAAGGCACCCTGGCCAAGGGTCGCTCGATCCTGGTCGACCCGCGCTCGGTCACGCACCAGGTCGCGCCCTACGAACTGGTCAAGACCATGCGCGCCTCGATCCTGGTACTCGGCCCGCTGCTGGCGCGCTACGGCAGCGCCGAAGTGTCGTTGCCCGGCGGCTGCGCGATCGGTTCGCGCCCCGTGGATCAGCACATCAAGGGCCTGCAGGCGTTGGGTGCTGATATCAACGTGGAAAACGGCTACATCAAGGCCACCAGCAATGGACGCCTGAAGGGTGCCCGCTACGTGTTCGACATGGTCAGTGTCACCGGTACCGAGAACGTGCTGATGGCGGCGGTACTGGCCGAAGGCACCACCGTGTTGGAAAACGCGGCGATGGAGCCGGAAGTCACCGACCTGGCCGACTGCCTGATCGCACTCGGTGCGCAGATCGAAGGCGCGGGAACGCCGCGCATCGTGGTGCAGGGTGTCCAGCATCTGGGTGGTGGGCATCATGCGGTGCTGCCTGATCGCATCGAAACCGGTACCTTCCTGGTCGCTGCTGCGATGACCGGCGGCAGCGTCACCGTGCGTCGCGCGCGTCCGGAAACTCTTGATGCGGTGCTGGACAAGCTCACCGAAGCCGGTGCGTCCATCACCACCACCGCCGATAGCATCACCCTGGACATGCACGGCAAGCGTCCGCGTGCGGTGAGTCTGACCACCGCGCCGTACCCGGCATTTCCGACCGACATGCAGGCGCAATTCATGGCGCTCAACTGCGTGGCCGATGGCGTGGGCGTGATCAACGAAACCATCTTCGAAAACCGCTTCATGCACGTCAACGAATTACTGCGCCTGGGTGCGGACATCCAGGTCGAAGGCCATACCGCGATTGTGCGTGGGGCCGAACGCCTCAGCGGCGCGCCGGTCATGGCGACCGATCTGCGCGCATCGGCGTCGCTGATTTTGGCCGGTCTGGTAGCCGACGGCGACACTACCATCGATCGCATCTACCATCTGGACCGTGGTTACGAAAACATCGAGGAGAAGCTGGGGGCGCTGGGCGCGACCATCCAGCGCACCGCATGA